The Brassica napus cultivar Da-Ae chromosome C7, Da-Ae, whole genome shotgun sequence genomic interval gagagaaagatgacAATCCTCTGAAATCCACTTAACACTATGGCAACTTAAAAAACATTACTATCCACTAATTGAGGAGCTTACATGCATATATTCTGACTCATCAATCACCAAGGGCGCACCAAGAAAAGAAGTATCACTGCTTTAAGATCAAGCAAAAGCCACTCATTTTGGTGAAAGAACATCTTTTATTTCACAATAGGACTCAAAAATTCAGAGAACTGGTGATAATTGAAGTTAAATACCTCATGATTGGACCTGACCAGTCTGGAACATCTGCTTGAAACTCTTTTCCTACTCGAATTCTAATCACAAATGGTCCTCTAACTCTCCATTTCCGTTCCCGTGATCTCCCCTTAATCTTTGTCTTTGATGGCTTCTTTTTCAAACAGGATCGACAGACCCAGTCATCCATCTCCGCAGCTTCTTTCACTCGAACACGGCAGCACCTTGGATGGTATGCTTCTTCACATTCATCACAAATTAACATCTTCTCCACAATTCCTGCCTTATCACAACGTTTGCATTGTCTGAAAGGGCTGATACTACCGTCTGTATCAGAGGAATCGCAATCTGTAGCTTCATTTTCTCCATTTTTACTGGAACCTGAAGCAAGTTGAGAGCTGGATTGTGAAGAGCAGCTGTCATTTGTTCCATCAGAAGAAGATAGTTGTTTACCACGAGAAATACTATTTAGTTTAGGCTTCTTCCGCGTATACACTAGAAAGCCATTAACCCGAGCACCAACAGATCTAAGTTCCAGAGATCTGCACGCTTGTTCAGCATGAGAAATACTATTTGCTTTGGTTTTCTTCCGCCTATACACTAGAAAGCCATCAATATGGGCACCAATAGATTTCCCTCTCAGCTTCCTCCGGCTATACATAAGCAAGCCATCAGATGCATCACCAGTTCTCTTGGTTCCCCAAGTGTGACATTCAGCAAAACTGCCATTAGATTTCACCAACGGGTTACTTTGGCTGTAAAGATGTCGATGACCACTATTCTTGACTTCTACAGGGTTAGATCCAGTAAAGCCCCCATCAGCTTTAACTATCTGCTCCCTTTGGCTAGATTCAAAAGAGTCAGCTTGATCCCCGCCACAACTGTTAGACTTTACTCCACCTTTCTTTCTGCGGCTGTACATGAGACAAAGATCTAATTGATTGTCTCTTCTCTTGGTTTCTCCACAGTTGTGCCCAGAGACAACAGCATCATCAATCCCATCAGCCCTTCTTATAGTTTCGcctctctttttctttcggCTATAGACAAGGCAGTTGTTGAAGCGATTTTTCCTTTTTGTGCTTTCTCCAGGGTTATAAACTGGGACAATAGAGTCATCAAATGAATCATCCTGTTTCTTGCATTTTCCTAGGTTATGTTCCTCAGGTACCACACTCCTCTTTCTTCGACTATACACAAGAGAAGTCAGGACCTTTTCCGGTACCTTATGCATAACATTTTGCTCAGGACAACTTACTTGAAGTTTTGGATGTTCTTCTGATTCATTAAGATCCATTGCATCAGGAACAGCAACAAGAAAGCTTACTTGAGAGTGTTCGGGAAGTTTGTGGATCATGTGATAAGTTACAGCAAGCGACGACATCCAATCATTTGCAGGAAATGGGTCTTGATATTCGGATGTGTTCAGTAGACTAGTTTCAAGGGAAGAGCTGAACAAAGTTTCCACCAACATGTTTGCAAAGTATCTGAAAGCACATCCCTTATCTAAGCACCGGTGACTCTGTTGGTCAACTTCTTTATGAGTCCCTCCAGACAGTAAACTGGGAAACAAAACATGGAAAAAGATTCAATATACAGAAAACAAACTCCATAATGGAGTAACAATAGGTTCCCTTCTGATTACTAACTTGGATCAATTTCAAGCTGGTACATAATTTTAGCCTTATCTGAGTAACTGTGTGGTATTGATCATCTCCAATCTCACATGAAAAACCCAGTTCGTCTCTATAATGATAAGGTGGAAACTTTCCACCCAGATTTCTTGGGTGTTCTTCAGTTCTGGGATGCTATTTCAGATCCAAAATCCAGCACCcaggtttagaaaaaaaaaccgcaaagattCGGATCTAACTTTGACTCAAATCTAGAAACCCATCCACTTTTCACCACAGCAACCCACATGGATTATAAGCAAATCTATAGCATCTTAAACCCAATCAGGTACATAAAACGATTATGCAGCAAGGAAATTTATTTTCTATGCTAAAATTCCAGTTGCAAATCGAAGCAAATCTTCCTTAAGCCTGAGAAATTCATAACAAGGACACATACGCTAGAACAAAAATCAATTTACACACAAAACCATAGGAGACTAAAACACCCATTCACAAATTCGATTCCAGTAATGCACAAACATTCTCACAAATCAGGTACAACTATAAACAAGTTTCTTGGAGGAAGAGCACAAACAAGAGCAATCGCATTTACCAAATGACCACGAAGAATCAATAGAAACGCTTTTTGGGATTATTCTCCTAGCTGCTGTGGCCTTCTTCTGCACTTTGCcccacttctttctctctcactAGTCGCTCTCTAATCTCTCTCTAATCGCTCTCTCTATAACAACTTTCTTTTGATTTTCCTAtggactttttttttccttatataaCTTCTTCAGAATCTGTTTTATAATTTCACCGCtcttatatttgtttttgcttGTGTAAAAAAAGGGGTcttgttatgaaataacttataatttatagtatcgagaaatttaaataagagtagaatttaatacccgtaggaagcaaataacactactataagtgagagagtttattataagtaagaagaagaagatgtaatggttcttttcttataaactcttgttcttgtttatggtgtacaaaatagtgagatgagtgatgatatttatagtgaacaacaatgcataaaatatcaaagatggtgcttgatttggtaaatgagtgggtgatcatagtgcttgatgagtagatgatcatagtgcttgatgagtagatgatcatagtgcttgagttggtaaaggagtggaggatcatttcaaagtttatcttataacactcccccttgatcatccatcttgtattaaattaagtttcgtaacactccccTTGGGAACCGGTGTCActctccgctctcgcttaacgtctttgttgcctcgttaaaaacctttctaggaaaacccaatgggaaaaaccatagttaggtaaaaagagtacaactacgtaagctccccctcgattgagcagtcatagatccttctgatgacgcattccaatgttatggacatgttttctgaataccgaagtaGGAAGtgcttttgtgaagaggtcggctgcattgtcgcatgatcggacatatcttacttcaatctctttcttcttctcgagctcttgggtgtatgagaagaactttggatgtatatgttttgttctatcacttttgatatatccttccttcgtttgagcaacacatgctgcattgtcttcatatagaatagttggccccgtacttttgtcaatcccactacttgaacaaatgtgttggcttattgatcttagccatacacattctttacttgcttcatggagtgcgatgatctcagcatgatttgaagaggtagccacaagcgtttgtttctgagaacgccaagatatagcagtgcctccgatcgtaaaaacatatcctgtttgcgatcgggctttgtgtggatctgaaagatatcctgcatctgcaaaaccaaccatttgaccatttgaatctttagggtaaaataagcctaaatcaatagtcccttgtaggtaacgaaagacatgtttaattccattccaatgtcttcgtgttggagatgagctaaatcttgctagaagattaacagcgaatgatatatcaggccgtgtacaatttgcaaggtacatcaacgctccaattgcacttagatatggtacttccggaccaagtatctcttctttttcctcaggtggtcgaaatggatcactttcaatgttaagtgatctaacgaccatcggggtgctaagaggagttgatttatccatgttaaatcgtttcaacactcttttagtgtatgtggattgatgcacaaatataccattttgtgaatgttctatttgtaggccaagacaatactgtgtctgtccaagatctttcatctcaaattctcctttgagatagtctgatgccttttgtatttctttttgagttccaataatatttagatcatcaacatataccgcgattatcacaaatccggatgttgttttcttgatgaaaacacatgggcatataggatcattcacatatccttcttttgttaaatgttcactgagacgattgtaccacatacgtccagattgttttaacccatataatgatctttgcaattttattgcacataactctttaggtttggaacttaatgcttctggcattttaaatccatcagggattttcatgtagatatcagtatctaatgatccgtatagataagctgtaacaacatccatgagacgcatctcaagatttttatcagcggctagactcatcaggaatctaaatgtgatcgcatccattacaggagaatatgtttcctcataatcaataccaggtctttgagaaaatccttgggctacaaggcgagctttataccttgtaatctcatttttctcatttcgttttcgaacgaaaatccatctgtacccaactggtctcacatcttcaggtgtgagtacaatagatccaaacacttttcgtttgttaagcgaatcaagttcgatttgtattgcttctttccatttattccaatcatgtctcttttgacattcatatatggatttcggttctggatcatcggtatCTTCATTTACCTCACCTGACacgatatatgagaaagcatcatcaagatcattttgttcatttctattccatatccttttattatggatgtaattaatagaaatctcatgattatctttcgattcatgatgctctgattcatcagagtccttatcatttatttcttccaaaatattttctgctattttgggtgcatcatatatttcagctttcttctgtttcctaggattcttatccttagaaccagcaggtctaccacgcttcaggcgtgtttttggctctcgtgtgtcatcctccttttcttgttcatttggcattttgatacgagcaggagcatttgcagctggtatatgagatttagttaccgtcttggtatctgcaaatgcatcaggtagctggttagctatactctgtaaatgcataattcgtcgaacttctagttctgactctttagtaggaggatcaagatataacaatgatggtacactccattttatatcacttccaacatttttgttttctccccctagaactgggaatacattttcgtcaaaatgacaatcagcaaaacgtgctgtaaagacgtcaccagtctgtggttctaggtatcttataattgatggagaatcacaaccaacatatattcccaaccttctttgtggtcccatctttgttcgttgtggtggtgctacaggcacatataccgcacaaccaaagattctaaagtgggaaatgtttggttctcgaccaaacgctaactgaagtggggaatacttatggtatgcactcggtctgatccgaatgagtgcttctgcatgcaaaatggcatgtccccatacagaggttggaagttttgatctcatgatcaatggtcttgcaatcaattgcagacgcttaattaaagattcagccaaaccattttgcgtatgaacatgagcaactgaatgttcaacttcaattcccattaccatacaatagtcattgaatgcttgggatgtgaattcaccagcgttgtctagtctaactcttttaatagtataatcaggaaactgtgctcgcagtttgattatctgagttagaaatctcgcaaatgccacatttcgagatgataatagacaaacgtgtgaccatctactggatgcgtcaattaataccataaaatagtggaatggtccacatggtggatgtatcggtccacatatatcaccttgaattctttcaaggaactttggtgattctttatcgattttggttggcgatggccttacgatcaattttcctagagaacatgcaacacatgtcattttattcccttgagaaatctcctggattttcagtgaatgaccatgtgagctctCTATGATTCTACGCATCATTGTACAGCCTggatggccaaggcgatcatgccataacgtgaactcttctgggttccgttttactacaagatttgattcgatctcatcgatataagtatgatgtaatcccgaaggaagttctggaaacttttccaatatgtgctttctgccacatttttcagaaattacatacatgtatttctttccatcctcagttgcagactgagtatcatatccgtgaagatatatgtctttaaaactcaacaaattccttttagaactcggagaatataaagcattatttatggaaaattttgttccattcggcaaagtaaagtttgctttaccagttccttcaatcacgtctgcaggacctgatattgtattgacgacaattcttgtcggttttatatcagagaaatatctcttttgtctcaga includes:
- the LOC106357620 gene encoding uncharacterized protein LOC106357620 isoform X6, whose translation is MLVETLFSSSLETSLLNTSEYQDPFPANDWMSSLAVTYHMIHKLPEHSQVPEKVLTSLVYSRRKRSVVPEEHNLGKCKKQDDSFDDSIVPVYNPGESTKRKNRFNNCLVYSRKKKRGETIRRADGIDDAVVSGHNCGETKRRDNQLDLCLMYSRRKKGGVKSNSCGGDQADSFESSQREQIVKADGGFTGSNPVEVKNSGHRHLYSQSNPLVKSNGSFAECHTWGTKRTGDASDGLLMYSRRKLRGKSIGAHIDGFLVYRRKKTKANSISHAEQACRSLELRSVGARVNGFLVYTRKKPKLNSISRGKQLSSSDGTNDSCSSQSSSQLASGSSKNGENEATDCDSSDTDGSISPFRQCKRCDKAGIVEKMLICDECEEAYHPRCCRVRVKEAAEMDDWVCRSCLKKKPSKTKIKGRSRERKWRVRGPFVIRIRVGKEFQADVPDWSGPIMSDTSFLGAPLVIDESEYMHDLKVVKNGKKPQSAENWLQCREEDRNGDICGKWRRAPRSEVQTNKWECFCSVFWDPLHADCAVPQELETDEIMQQLKYINMLRPRSDAKTRKIGPKGRSGSQK
- the LOC106357620 gene encoding uncharacterized protein LOC106357620 isoform X2 — its product is MLVETLFSSSLETSLLNTSEYQDPFPANDWMSSLAVTYHMIHKLPEHSQVSFLVAVPDAMDLNESEEHPKLQVSCPEQNVMHKVPEKVLTSLVYSRRKRSVVPEEHNLGKCKKQDDSFDDSIVPVYNPGESTKRKNRFNNCLVYSRKKKRGETIRRADGIDDAVVSGHNCGETKRRDNQLDLCLMYSRRKKGGVKSNSCGGDQADSFESSQREQIVKADGGFTGSNPVEVKNSGHRHLYSQSNPLVKSNGSFAECHTWGTKRTGDASDGLLMYSRRKLRGKSIGAHIDGFLVYRRKKTKANSISHAEQACRSLELRSVGARVNGFLVYTRKKPKLNSISRGKQLSSSDGTNDSCSSQSSSQLASGSSKNGENEATDCDSSDTDGSISPFRQCKRCDKAGIVEKMLICDECEEAYHPRCCRVRVKEAAEMDDWVCRSCLKKKPSKTKIKGRSRERKWRVRGPFVIRIRVGKEFQADVPDWSGPIMSDTSFLGAPLVIDESEYMHDLKVVKNGKKPQSAENWLQCREEDRNGDICGKWRRAPRSEVQTNKWECFCSVFWDPLHADCAVPQELETDEIMQQLKYINMLRPRSDAKTRKIGPKGRSGSQK
- the LOC106357620 gene encoding uncharacterized protein LOC106357620 isoform X1; this translates as MLVETLFSSSLETSLLNTSEYQDPFPANDWMSSLAVTYHMIHKLPEHSQVSFLVAVPDAMDLNESEEHPKLQVSCPEQNVMHKVPEKVLTSLVYSRRKRSVVPEEHNLGKCKKQDDSFDDSIVPVYNPGESTKRKNRFNNCLVYSRKKKRGETIRRADGIDDAVVSGHNCGETKRRDNQLDLCLMYSRRKKGGVKSNSCGGDQADSFESSQREQIVKADGGFTGSNPVEVKNSGHRHLYSQSNPLVKSNGSFAECHTWGTKRTGDASDGLLMYSRRKLRGKSIGAHIDGFLVYRRKKTKANSISHAEQACRSLELRSVGARVNGFLVYTRKKPKLNSISRGKQLSSSDGTNDSCSSQSSSQLASGSSKNGENEATDCDSSDTDGSISPFRQCKRCDKAGIVEKMLICDECEEAYHPRCCRVRVKEAAEMDDWVCRSCLKKKPSKTKIKGRSRERKWRVRGPFVIRIRVGKEFQADVPDWSGPIMSSDTSFLGAPLVIDESEYMHDLKVVKNGKKPQSAENWLQCREEDRNGDICGKWRRAPRSEVQTNKWECFCSVFWDPLHADCAVPQELETDEIMQQLKYINMLRPRSDAKTRKIGPKGRSGSQK
- the LOC106357620 gene encoding uncharacterized protein LOC106357620 isoform X5, whose amino-acid sequence is MLVETLFSSSLETSLLNTSEYQDPFPANDWMSSLAVTYHMIHKLPEHSQVPEKVLTSLVYSRRKRSVVPEEHNLGKCKKQDDSFDDSIVPVYNPGESTKRKNRFNNCLVYSRKKKRGETIRRADGIDDAVVSGHNCGETKRRDNQLDLCLMYSRRKKGGVKSNSCGGDQADSFESSQREQIVKADGGFTGSNPVEVKNSGHRHLYSQSNPLVKSNGSFAECHTWGTKRTGDASDGLLMYSRRKLRGKSIGAHIDGFLVYRRKKTKANSISHAEQACRSLELRSVGARVNGFLVYTRKKPKLNSISRGKQLSSSDGTNDSCSSQSSSQLASGSSKNGENEATDCDSSDTDGSISPFRQCKRCDKAGIVEKMLICDECEEAYHPRCCRVRVKEAAEMDDWVCRSCLKKKPSKTKIKGRSRERKWRVRGPFVIRIRVGKEFQADVPDWSGPIMSSDTSFLGAPLVIDESEYMHDLKVVKNGKKPQSAENWLQCREEDRNGDICGKWRRAPRSEVQTNKWECFCSVFWDPLHADCAVPQELETDEIMQQLKYINMLRPRSDAKTRKIGPKGRSGSQK
- the LOC106357620 gene encoding uncharacterized protein LOC106357620 isoform X4 — translated: MLVETLFSSSLETSLLNTSEYQDPFPANDWMSSLAVTYHMIHKLPEHSQVSFLVAVPDAMDLNESEEHPKLQVSCPEQNVMHKVPEKVLTSLVYSRRKRSVVPEEHNLGKCKKQDDSFDDSIVPVYNPGESTKRKNRFNNCLVYSRKKKRGETIRRADGIDDAVVSGHNCGETKRRDNQLDLCLMYSRRKKGGVKSNSCGGDQADSFESSQREQIVKADGGFTGSNPVEVKNSGHRHLYSQSNPLVKSNGSFAECHTWGTKRTGDASDGLLMYSRRKLRGKSIGAHIDGFLVYRRKKTKANSISHAEQACRSLELRSVGARVNGFLVYTRKKPKLNSISRGKQLSSSDGTNDSCSSQSSSQLASGSSKNGENEATDCDSSDTDGSISPFRQCKRCDKAGIVEKMLICDECEEAYHPRCCRVRVKEAAEMDDWVCRSCLKKKPSKTKIKGRSRERKWRVRGPFVIRIRVGKEFQADVPDWSGPIMSDTSFLGAPLVIDESEYMHDLKVVKNGKKPQSAENWLQCREEDRNGDICGKWRLLAQRYRPTSGNASAPSFGIHCMLIVPSLRNWKQMRLCNNSSTSTCLDRVQTPKHER
- the LOC106357620 gene encoding uncharacterized protein LOC106357620 isoform X7, which translates into the protein MQWILMNQKNIQNFNRRKRSVVPEEHNLGKCKKQDDSFDDSIVPVYNPGESTKRKNRFNNCLVYSRKKKRGETIRRADGIDDAVVSGHNCGETKRRDNQLDLCLMYSRRKKGGVKSNSCGGDQADSFESSQREQIVKADGGFTGSNPVEVKNSGHRHLYSQSNPLVKSNGSFAECHTWGTKRTGDASDGLLMYSRRKLRGKSIGAHIDGFLVYRRKKTKANSISHAEQACRSLELRSVGARVNGFLVYTRKKPKLNSISRGKQLSSSDGTNDSCSSQSSSQLASGSSKNGENEATDCDSSDTDGSISPFRQCKRCDKAGIVEKMLICDECEEAYHPRCCRVRVKEAAEMDDWVCRSCLKKKPSKTKIKGRSRERKWRVRGPFVIRIRVGKEFQADVPDWSGPIMSSDTSFLGAPLVIDESEYMHDLKVVKNGKKPQSAENWLQCREEDRNGDICGKWRRAPRSEVQTNKWECFCSVFWDPLHADCAVPQELETDEIMQQLKYINMLRPRSDAKTRKIGPKGRSGSQK
- the LOC106357620 gene encoding uncharacterized protein LOC106357620 isoform X3, which codes for MLVETLFSSSLETSLLNTSEYQDPFPANDWMSSLAVTYHMIHKLPEHSQVSFLVAVPDAMDLNESEEHPKLQVSCPEQNVMHKVPEKVLTSLVYSRRKRSVVPEEHNLGKCKKQDDSFDDSIVPVYNPGESTKRKNRFNNCLVYSRKKKRGETIRRADGIDDAVVSGHNCGETKRRDNQLDLCLMYSRRKKGGVKSNSCGGDQADSFESSQREQIVKADGGFTGSNPVEVKNSGHRHLYSQSNPLVKSNGSFAECHTWGTKRTGDASDGLLMYSRRKLRGKSIGAHIDGFLVYRRKKTKANSISHAEQACRSLELRSVGARVNGFLVYTRKKPKLNSISRGKQLSSSDGTNDSCSSQSSSQLASGSSKNGENEATDCDSSDTDGSISPFRQCKRCDKAGIVEKMLICDECEEAYHPRCCRVRVKEAAEMDDWVCRSCLKKKPSKTKIKGRSRERKWRVRGPFVIRIRVGKEFQADVPDWSGPIMSSDTSFLGAPLVIDESEYMHDLKVVKNGKKPQSAENWLQCREEDRNGDICGKWRLLAQRYRPTSGNASAPSFGIHCMLIVPSLRNWKQMRLCNNSSTSTCLDRVQTPKHER